In Scylla paramamosain isolate STU-SP2022 chromosome 8, ASM3559412v1, whole genome shotgun sequence, the sequence GTTTTGGACTTTCATTAGTGATCATGAAAATGTAAGAGTAGTAATAACTGTACTATAATACTTTTCACTTTTAACATAATGATACATTCATCTAATACCATCCATGGGCCATTGGCAATAATATGCTTACTGAAGTACAAGAAAGGCCTGGATTATGGACACTCACTGATAAGATTGTATACCAAAAGAATAAGGTGAAGAGAAACCCTGTTTTACATTACCAGTATCTTAgccaaatgtgtgtgttttggcaaCCCTTCCCCTTCACATGGGATGTCAGgcagttgtataaatatttttttctcggtAAATTTAAAGTAAAAGTAGGAACAGTTGGGCTTTACTAATTAATAGTTAATTGTATAGATTCAAATAAGTTCAAGTGGAGCCCAAGTGTGCGCATATTTCTTTAAAACTCATTAAATGCCCTATAATTTATATACCAATCTGACAAGGGACAAGATTTTCATAGACATGTTGGCTTcaataaatattaagaaaattttATCTTCATGTTATGAAATACTTAAGATTATTTAAAATCAGTGTTCTTGTTTCTAATTGTTATGTGCAGAGGGCTATATGAAGTGTCACACTGTCCTCCAAGTTTTGTTTGGCAGCATCTACACTAACATGTCTTATTAAAACAGGACTACTCTTCAAATCATCATTACATATATACttaatttaattaataataTGAAGATGTATCTCTTTGGTATGTCATAGTGCTGTAATATATATTTCCAATGTTCAGTTGAAAGTTTTAACATATAATTTGCCCTTTTGTTAAATTTTGGTAAAAGACAATGCCAacttatggaaaataaaaaaaaatattaaagacttGTTAGTGAGATTAAGCAAACATGAGACATGAACCTTCATTTGATAGTGATGTCATTAAGTGATGTTTAGCTGTTGAAACAGCTTAACCTTgttattatataattattatattaacTCATCAATTTTTAATGAACCATGTAAATAAgagcagataaataaatgtctGCTAGGCATCTTGTCTTGGGCACTTGGTGGCAGTTGGTAAGGCTATGATGAGACATTCATAACTGCATTTCTTAATAAATTTATATAATTACATCTTGATTATAATACTATATTGTAAAATGCTATAGGATTAAACAGTTCAAAGAAttcacacatatacacactgaAAGTCATCACTGCAACCATCAGTCCACCAGTGAATGTCTCTACAGTAGAAACTTGCCAGGGTTAACCACTGGGTAAAACTTTGACAACTGTGACAACACTTCATGTGACTGATAATATAGTAGTGTATGTGAAACTCAATCTTTCAGATATTATACTGGGTGTAAGAACATGATCTCTagtgaaacaggaagagaggagaaccTCAAGATTAGAACATGCAAGGAAGGAATACAAGGATAGATATGTGTGTTAATGGGAGTTTTATATTAGTAGAGAGgacatgtaaacacacacacacagagagagagagagagagagagagagagagagagagagagagagagagagagagagagagagagagagagagagagagagagagagagagagagagagagagagaaactgtttaTAGCTCTAAAGGAGCTTGAATCATATCAAGACCAAGCACACACCAGGAAACATTATTTGGAAACAATGTTTTCAAACTGCTTCTCAAATGTTTTCCAAATACTTGCAAGCATTTGAGAGACAGTTTtcatggatggatagatgagtgGACAGATGagtgaatagatggatggatgaaaacATGGTTTCCAAACTTTTCTAAATATTTCTCAAatagtggatagatggatggatgaaaacATGGTTTCCAAACTTTTCTAAATATTTCTCAAATATTTTCCAAGTGTTTGCAAACAGTTTTCAAAAGTGAGGGAAATGTACTTCTTAAGGAGTAACACCTTTTTTTATGATCAAGTAATATTCATGAATTCATAACTAAAGTTGAGAGAGAATGGATATGGAAAAATGACAACACAAACTAAACTTAAATCCAGTACACTACATTCATCTAAATACAACTATGCAAACACACCAagatacacatatacacactcaAAGCTACAACTGCTGTCTTGTCAGCTactgtgttttggtatgttttcaatttattctgtttatctaaTATCTATCCCATGGTGTATTAAAACAATGATGCAGGACAGTAAGCAGTAAATCTCAATATTACTAATATAAGTAAATCAATATTAGTAAAGTAAATGTTAATTACTGAGCTTTTGATataatgaaaattatgaaaaagctATAAAACCAATTTATTCAGTTTTTGACAAGTTAGGTGCAGAAAACCAGAACACCAAGACTCTACATAGGGACAGGGTAGATGAAATGTTGCTACAAAAGGGGAGGGCAATAACCACACAAACTGTTCTACAGGGAACGGTCAGGTTCTAAGTAGCTGATGTTCATGAAGAATTCATGAACTGAAAATTTGAATAATTACCTAAACTGCATGCATCATCATGAAAAGTGAAGGTGCCCAGTTTCTCCCACTCTCTATTTTTATCATCCTTGAGTGAGAGATTATTCTTGATGGTGACACCATTATTTAAATTACCATTTTCAAGTAGGTTGGGTTGTGATTTGCTCACCGACTGGTAAGCATAAACAGGATTGTCAAAGTGGTGTTGGTCTGAAAAGAAAGATCAAACATCAATGTTATCAGTGTTCCTAGTTCATAATAATGCAGATTTAAATACCAAATAGTAGTTTTGATAAGATAATAGAAAAGGCTACACATGCATTACCTAACTATGTAACTTTCTAAACATGAGACATATGCATGTATTTACATATttaaattttattaaaatttaaaTAAGAATTTTTGATAAACAAAATGCTGAAGTGCCCTTAAAGTTCACAATGCTCTGTGTATCAGATGTTTACAAATTTACAGTTTAACATATTGAGTTTGAAAAAGTTTACATTATCATTTCTGTCTTGAGTGTCGGATTATTGTTACTGATGTGTAAGAGCAGTATTTGCAAACAACAGAGCACTCAGATTCTGGTCCTGATATTGGAAGGTTTGCTTACTGCAAAGAGAAACACttagtttgttttgttctttgtcAAGTAAAATATCCAGGGAGAAGGGTTTGTAAGACTTGGCCCTCATCCTTTCTGGTCAGTCTGCCTAGTGCCTTTATCCTTTTTGTTACCTTAAATAAGGAGGGTGTGGAAGAGTTTTACAGCAAAATTTGAATAGAACTAAGCAGCTCTTGATGAGCTGGAGCATTATTGTAGCTTGATCaacactcttatttttttccaaaatgcTTTTGAATTTCCAGTGACTGTCATTCCTTCTAGAAACTCAAATTGAATGATTCCTTTCAACTCCCAGAAAATTGTGGCTATAGCATTCTGAGCTACAGGCAGGCCCTGTCTGAAGTATGTATACTgtatctgtctaatcttttaaagcccCCTAATGACTCGACCTGACTACTAAATCTATTCAATTCATCTGTTTGAGAACTAATAGTAGTACAGTGATGATGTGATCTCTTGAACACTAGAACTGTCAACTGGTACATGTGTTTCCTATTATCACCCTGCCACCCACACTAATCAAATAACCCAAGGTACAGGCAACATGCCATGCTCATCCTCATTAGCTTTGGTATTTCTCTTTCTAATGTTGTGTGCGAATTTTCATTATAATGGTTTCTTAgataaagagatgaagggagatcCCCACAGTTGGTCTACCTGTGTGCAGTTAATGCAAATGAATGAGTTAAGTGATCTTGGAAATTTTTGGGTTAGTGGTATGGTTCATTGAAATGTCAGAAAAACCTGGTGTGTAAGTTGAAAGGCCAATGTTGTCCCTCCAGAACATTTATGAATAAGCAGCATTAACTGTTAAATTGATTGTAATAATACAACCCATCTCTACCCAAAAATAAGACACTAATGAACTCAAAATCAAACTGTTTTCCTGTGTAATGGAGATAACAGATTTATCTACTTTATACCTACTCCACCCATCTCATGTCTTTCCTTCCATGCTTTACATGCTTGTACATAACTGAACTAGATACTTAGATTAATGTTCTTTCTCAATTTTTCTTAAACTCAGAACCTTTCAGTTGTGGGCTGAGTGTGCTGACCAGAAAGTTACATTACTAGGCTACTTCTTACTTGATATAGATACAAACTTTTGGTTACTTGTATTTCTTTCCAGAGATTAAAACATCTTCACTCCTAACAATCCTGAACATGAAACTATTTAATAACACaatattttgtctttcatcCACTCTTGTAAAAAAGTGCAGTTGGATCGGTTACAGTAACTGAATACATGTTTATGagtaagaaaatggaaggaaatactGATGTACAGTACTGGAGATAATAACAAGAGTCATGCCCATTATCAAGTAAACCATTATACTAGTGCCTTTGCTAAGAGCAGATAAGAGTTCCCATGTAACTTACAAATCACAAATTAGTATGGCTACCACACCATTTCTGTTTCTCAAGACAAACATTCATGTGATGCACAGGCTGATGAGCTACGTATTGTTTGATGCATTACAAACTGACATGCTTCATGAGGATAACACTTAACTAAAGCACAGTACTATAAATCTATGCTTTTGTATACTGATCTAAATTACATttcataaaaaaatggaaacattcaAATAGGTATATTCTATTCTATAAGTAGAATTAACTAATATGGCCAAACAATAGATTAGAACTGCCAATCTGCAAACCATCTgttcttaaatattttcttttattgaaaACTAAAAGCAATTTTAAGATTGATAAATTGCAGTACCTGCTATTGAACTCCACCTTTTTGCTACAGGTTGTCCTTAAAGTAAAGTAAGATGTAAATAGTTAGTGGTGATTGACTAATggtacatataaaaaaatagcatgtcCCACACATGACAAGTAAGAGGTTACAAATTTTTGGAATATATGAAATTTTCCTGAGCATCAAGCTTTGTTttatttgaaaaagaaaaaggaaaagccaAAAACTATAACTTCAGATGCCATAGGGTTAGTTCTACTCTGTAAAGCTTAAAAACCAATTTTTTGGTACATCGAGGGAAAATAATGCAAAGGGGAGATACAACACTGTGTGCAGCTAATGTCTGTACCACAATGTTGAGTAACCATCAAAAGAAGGTTAAATATAAAGTGGGGGAATCTCACCAGACTTTTGTGAAAGCTTAGTAGAAGAAGAACGTAGCTTTGCACTGTCTCGGTTCTCAGAAGGCCTGGGACGTTCTAAAGTGAGTAAACATGCAAAGCAAAAGTTAGAGTGAAAATATATCACTGGAAAGTTATAAATGAAAGTGGACTAAAGTTAATGTGAAAAGCAATTTCTTGAAATGCTGACATGGAGGTACAAACTTGAAAAGGGAAGCTGTATTATGAAAATTCAAGCTTTCATTCAAGAAATTATCATTACAAAACGTTTCCTTTGTATTGATTGTTATACAATACAATTGATTGTTATATATACTTTTACATATTTGTAAGAAAACAGTTCCTAACTTTGTCTTTATTAATCTCCCTGTATATTAAACTGTTACTCCATGTCAACAAACTGTTAAACCTATCACAAACTTTtacaaaaacacattttatcATCATTGGGATCCTTAAGATCTGTGCAGATGCCTGAAAATTCTGGTTAATGGCCAGAACTGTGGGCTGAGGAGAGCAGCAAtattatatatttccttttctgcAAAAATTATCTCATCTTAGTGTGCTGTATTTTTCATATGATTGAACTAAAACCAAAATAGGAATTTTCCAATAGTgtggtatttttcatgcataacAAAACTTTAATATGGTTTGAATTTCATCTGTGCCTTGCATACTGTAACTGATCTCACACATTCTTTGTTCTCCCGAAGGTAGATTACCCTCTGGCATGACCTTgaaaaggtgagggaaggtgctTTACAAAGGGAAATGAAGCTGTGCTGGTGGATAGAAACCAGTTTGCTTGAAAGGTGTAGGATGAAGGGTAAAGTCTGTGAAATAGCTGCAAATGTTTTAGGCAAGGTAGGAAGCAGCTAGGTTCTCTGAGGCAAGATGGCACTTAGTATGTGAGGTAGCATGTCTAGCCTTCCTACAGATGAGACTTCATAAGTGAATATTGTGGAGGATAATCATTATGCAAAAATTGTCTATAGTGTCTATGAACATTTTTGTGCAAACTAAAAATAAGCAAAGCTTAAGGtatcccattattattattatcaatttttGTTAAAAGCATTAATACAACTGATGCTTTTCTATAAGCGGGCATGGTTTATAAAATGTTTTCTTCATGGTGTGGTTCTTACCTGTAGCTGCTGGATCAGCAATGTACTGCACCACCGCTAACTCACGCTTCAGACGCACCAGTCGCCGCCTGAAACACCATATGATTCTGTTCCACAAAGAACTCAGAAAGACTTTCAACTACCATTACTGGCCTAATTTTAACTATGATGTaactaatttaattttctttttatatagtAATATCATCATTTACATCATTTGTAAGATGTAATTTGTAAGATGTAATACATACCTGTAGTAGATGATGATAGCAATTACAACAGTGATTAGGATGATAGAGACAACACCCACAATGAGTCCAGCATTGTTAGATGTTGACTGCCTAGGCAGGACGGGGTCTTTGTCTTTGAATATTGGGCTAGTGATGGGGATGTCACACATGTCTCCTGATGAAGAAAAGAGCCCATAGTTGTCAGTCAGTAATTCCACTCTGTCTTCTTCCAAACAATAGCCCTAATCATATAAGCTATGTGATGTGTATATCAATCCCAATAACCTTCATATTCCATTCTGGCTCAGGTCATCATCATAAAATGCAGATTCCACGTTAATATGGGTCAACCTTCTTTTCACCTGATGAAAGTTTACAGTCACACAGTCAATTGGAACTTATCTTTCTAAATTCCATCAGGAGTTCATCCTAAGGTTTCTTTGGTTTATGTATTGACTATTATTCTACATATTTaacacattaatttttctttttgtttttgttgttccaCTGATATTctcatttccatattttctttctaattccTCACTTGCATGGTAATTTTTCACAGTCGCATTGCACACAAAGTCACTGCTGTGAATGTGGGCAACAACAGACTGTAGGTAACCATATGTTAAATCTAGTAAGAATTAAGCAGTTCCTGCAGAGATACCACATTGTAAATCTGATCTTTGTATTATTTCTGAATTGGGCAGGGCAAACCATGTGTTATGAACCTTAATTTAATATGAACTTTAATTTAATACTTTCAAACTCAATTTCCTCACCTATCTGCTTGATAAAACCTTCCAGACACCTATCCCTCTTCTGCAATGGCACTCAACTTTTCTCTTCTGTACACAACATGAATTGGACATCTCTTTTCATAAATCTCTATTGGAAATCTTGTATCTCACCATTTGCTAAAACAGCATATTGTCTCTGCTAAATTTTGTTCTCAGATCCTGACAGGGACACTTTCTATCTTGTATGGAGTATAGCACCCCAAACATGGAGGTTCTGGTCTTATAGCATTAGCACTCTTCCCAGTGGAGGACTCATATATAGCTGTTTTGAAACTGGGACTACATATGTGTTGATGCATCACTGTATATATGTTCACCCTCCTTTGACTACATGATTCACTTGGTATATATGTAGACACTTTCCTTTTGATGTATAATCTATGCAAATTATGTGCCAGACAGATAATAAATGAACATGAAGATAACAGTATACAGTATGACAATAAAGAACTTTCAAAAGAAAGCAGGGCACACAGAAAACTAGAACAGAAGAGGTAAAGAAGGTTTGTTTTTGTGGCTTAGGAAAGACAGGCATCCAAAAGAAATGAGTGGAGAATGTTGGAAAAataggatggtgatgatgatgcttcaACACTCACCTTCAAATCCATAGCGGCACTTACAACCTTGGACAGGATGGCAAATAGAGTTTTCTGTACTGCAGTTGCAAACATTGAAGCATTGACGACCAAAAGAACCTTCAGGGCAGGCTGAAATTCCAAGTTTTTACATGAAATCACAAAAATGACTGAGGGAATTATTGAACTAAGCAAAACAGTAttacatattttaattaattaatgtagatatataattttttgataaaattttttttcatggattaGGATACTTCTGTGTAAAATTATGTACAGAATCAATATTATTGATATGGTATAGTACTGATGAAGTGGCAAAGTGCTTAGCATGCTTAGTTAACATCTCAGAGGTCTACCAGATCTTTATTTTAACTATGATGTCTCTTCTCTGTACAAGACAGCTATGGCAGTTAAGTCACCCCCTAACTCCTGTCCATACATTTCATATTTCCAAATTTCCTTTTCTAATTTCTGTCAAATGTTGCGGTACTCTGCTTCACTAATCTTGATTGCTGGCATGCATcttacttgtttacttgtttaattTGGTCAtgtaaaatggagagaaaaaaaaaaaaaaaaaaaaaaaaaaaaaaaaaaaaaaaaagtaaattccaGTTTTAGGGTAATGGGATTTTCAAAGATCTATATATGGAAAACATGATTTTCAATAAAGATCAATGAATTACACTCACTTTGAGTGCATCCAAATCCCATCCATCCTGGCTTGCATTCACAGAAGCCATCACTTCCTCGACAAGATGCATGATTACGACAGTGACAGGTCTGAAGGCAGTTATAACCAAAACTTCCTGGAGGACAAGGCTGAGAACAGTCTGTTCCTCTCCAGCCTGGCAAACACAGACATTGACCTAAGGGAAAAGAGAACCAGTTTAATTGTGCAATAGTTAAAACTATTTCCAGACATTTCATCAATACTTAACAATATTCTAATTATGCTCTACACAATGTACAATACACTCACCTGTTTCATGATTGCATCCCGCCCCATTGCGACACTTGCAAGTATTAGCACAGCCAATTCCCCAGGTACCTGGTGCACATGTGCGGTCACAGCGAGGACCGTGCCATCCAGCCTTGCACACACAGGTCCCTAGCTGGGGGTGACATGTTCCATTTCCATGCACACAAGAAGGACAGTCCTGATTACAATTTACTCCATATTTTCCTGGCCGACAGGGAGTATTACAGTCGGCTCCATGCCATCCACGCTCACATACACATTTCCCTGTCTGAAGGTTGCAGGATCCATTGTTCTTGCAGTCGCATTTCTTTAAACATGATTCTCCATAGAGGCCACGAGGGCAGTGTGACTGACAACTGACACCTGAAGAGTAAAATATAAGGTATTAAGACATATAAATTCAGTATCAGCTAAAGGAAAAATTCAAATTATAAATACTATATCTCGATGGTAAGAAAGTACTGTATGTAAATCTAAAACCTCCTTTAAAAAGTAGGCAGACAGTCAATAATCAGGATGTCCTGATATGAAATTTTTTGTACATTTGATAATCCAAGCATTAAGAAATTTGAAAATTGACAAATCAGCATTGTGTAAGAAAATTGTTGTCCTACATTAAAATATCTTTCAAAGTAAATAtggtggtagatgaatgaaatagcattactagagtcaatagggagctttaacagattatacaaatttatggataaggatgataatTGGAAACAGGTGTGCATGCTTTATGCTGTACATGTGCAGGCTTGATAgcttttgcagcttcccttgttttgttatgttctcatgttcagTATGATGGCTGGGCATAAGACACCAGAAAAATTTTGCTGCCCTTTAATAGCAAACTTTGTTTTGGTTACTCAAGTTGTGTGACAGTACACTGGCataatcttttgttttatttttaaagaaacaataaaaagaaaatgatcttaattataattttcttgcTTATGCTGTATATTGGGAATTCCTCCAGGAGTAATATTTTCAAGCCTTTTCAGTGAGCAATGTCCTGCATATATTTGTTTGTCACTGCAACAACCTTCATCCAGCTTAAGTGATGAGAGTATTGAATATGTGTACAGGTTCCCctcaaaaaaattatattcccAAATGGGTGTTTTCTGCTGATCAGAAAGCTTAGATGGAATTGCTTTACAGGGCAGTACACAGATTATTAAGGTACTAAAAAGTTATGACTCGTTGCTAACAAAATAGTGTTATTTTAAGACAGTAAatgtttttaaattttttttagaaaaattACTCATGATCTGCTCAAGAAATATCAGAAAGGAGTTAATAATATTACAAGTTGAAAAGCTTCATCCACTTAGAATTTAATTCTGGCAGAAACAATCCCATTAAACCTATAAAAACATTACCTCTAAAGCCAGGCTTGCATATACACCTGCCAGTTTCAGCATCACAGCCTTCCACATGAGGCCCAACACAGGCACAGACATTCACACAAGCCATTCCATGATGTCCTTGTCTACaagttttttcacatttctctcCATAATGTCCAGGGCCACAGGTACACTCTCCTGTCACGGGATCACATGATCCATTGTTGAGACAGTCGCATGTTTTAGAACAATTCTCTCCATAACTTCCAAGTGGACAAGTGAGAGAGCACTGTTGTCCTTCCCATCCTGTAATTTCAATATTCATATAAATATTTGTTGTGGCATAATGATGATCAAAAATATTTTGATACTAAGAGGAGTAgtttaataataaatatttatcATGAATCAATAGTATAGCAAATTTTATGCCTCCTTACACATTTGTTTCCTTCAGTAAGAAAGTAAGACTAAAAATTCTTCTCTAAAAATAAGGGGAATAACAAATATGcagctacaactactactatatacAAAAGAGTTAGACTTATTATATCACCCTTAATTCCCTAAGAGATGTGACAACTGATaggtataaaaataattaaaagatgaAGGGATGGTAACTTCTCCAAGAACTCTATCTCTTGCAAAGTGGACAAATTCATATAGgataattttcttcacttttttcaatTATTCATGTTTCTACTTACCTGGTTTGCAGAAACACTTTCCTGACTCATGTGAACAGCCATATGAATTATCACACCGACAGTCAAGCTCACATTTTTGTCCGTATTTAAACTTTGGACAGTGTTCATCACATAGTGCCCCATGGTAGCCTgttaaatggaaaagagagagagaaatcatatGAGCTTTAATGCTTCATAATTTTTCAGTAACAATATCACATTATATGatttaaaatgagagagagagagagagagagagagagagagagagagagagagagagagagagagagagagagagagagagagagagagagagagagagagagagagagagagagagagagagagagagagagagagagagagagagtaacttcAAAATGATCAGAATCATTTTATGCATTAATTATGCAGATGAAGCTACAAACATTTTCTCACCTGGTGCACATATACAGGTGCCATCAACTGGATCGCAGAATGCTCCATTTCTACATTGACAACTTTGAGCACATTTCTCTCCATACTTGTAGAAAGGACATGCTCTTGTACAAGTCTCTCCTGCCCATCCAGCCTTACACTCACAGGCTCCAGTCCATGGATGACATCTGTTGacaagttaaaaataaatagtttGCTTAAACTTAGAGGGACTTAAAATGTGATTAATTTTTATTTGGGTATAAATTTAAAAGATTAAgtataaaataagtaaattaaactTGAAGGCAAGAAAAGATGAGTGCAGGAAATCCTCTCTATAAGATCATTAACTAAATTCACTACACCTAAAACACATGGCCAGTTTTATACAGTAAACCTTTTGTGTACAattttacttttccttaatTCTTGAGTCCAGTAACTACAGTGATGATTTCTTATAGCTTGTCATGATAACAGATGAGTGCTAAATAAAAAATTCTCACCTTTCAGTATTATCCTTTTCACATGAACAAATATGTGAACAGCCTGGACCATACTGGTTTGGTGGACAAGCAGGTATGGAACACTGAGTTCCCAGCCAACCTTCTTTGCAGAAACAACGGCCACTTATGTGTGAACATGTTGCTCCATTGTAACATGAACAAGTCTCCGTACAGTTTACACCATAGGTGCCTAGTGGACATTCATCTTGAcactgaaaacaaaattattaagtGTGAGTTTCAGTTGATCTGCAATGCACATCAGaattgggtaaaaaaaaaaaaaaaaaaaaaaaaaaaaaaaaaaaaaaaaaaaaaaagggtgtattttttttatattttttttgggaattttatttttttgtttattcctcctatttatatgtaaattagtttaaataagcaattaaaaagtaatctagagttaAATGAAAGGTCTGaagtttttttatgtagaagggggaccggataaaaaaaaaaaaaaaaaaaacgaacagagTCGAGAGTGGTAGTGAGAAATTacatgataagtgtcttgacacctccctcttgaaagagttcaagtcataggaaggtggaaatacggaagcaggtaAGGAGTTCCGGCATTTATcagaaaaaagggatgaatgattgagaatactacttaactcttgcattagagaagtggacataatagggttgaggtaaagaagaaagtcatgtgcagtgaggctgtggtaggaggggaggcatgcggtTAGCAAGATAACAAGAGCAGTTGGCATaaaaaaatagcggtagaagatagcaagtgatgcaacattgcggcaatgagagagaggctgaagacagtcagttagaggagagaagttaataagatgaaaagcttttgattccaccctgtctcaAAGAGCAGTATGCATGGAACCCACCCCCaaaacatgtaaagcatactccatacatggacggataaggcccctgtacagagttagcagctgggggggtgagaaaaactggtggagatgactcagaacacccaacttcacagaagttgttttagctagatgaaatgtgaagtttccagtttagattataagtaaaggacagactgaggatgttcagtgtagaagagggggacagttgtctggaaggttgtgctgaattgatagatggaggaattgagtttttgaggcattgaacaatactatgtttgctttgccccaatcagaattttcgagggatcagaagtcaggcctTCTGTGCTTCCCTgcaagaactgtttacttcctgaagggttggatgtctacgaaaagatgtgggaaagtgctgcaggatggaatcatcagtgtaggagtggataggacaagaagtttgatttagaagatcattgatgaataataggaagagagtagatgacaggacagaaccataaggaacaccactgttaatagatttagaagaacagtggccgtctaaaacagcagcaacaggatgatcagaaaggaaacttgagatgaagttaaagaaagaaggactgaagctgtaggagggtagtttggaaatcaaagctttgtgccagactctatcaaaagcttttgatttgtcTAAgtcaacaggaaaagtttcaccaaaacccctaaaagaggatgaccaagactcagtaaagaaacccagatcaccagtacagcggtcttgatggaacccatactggcgattagatgGGAGGTTGTGAacagatagatgtttaagaatcttcctgttgaggacagattcaaaactttagagaggcaggaaataaaagcaataggacgatagtttgagagactagaatggtcatcctttttaggaacaggtttaAATTTAGGCatacttccagcaagaaggaaaggtagatgttgatggaCAGAGgtggaagagtttgacttggcaa encodes:
- the LOC135103051 gene encoding protein draper-like isoform X6; the protein is MAARMWMVWAVWAAAVVAVTWVPTVGATALRGPNVCNKQETYTSFVNVSYSKAYQVRTYTFCLSIPPKCSKYKIAYKTSFKRQSQTKTRTVNVCCSGYTRVPAEDRCMPICSQDCIHGICIKPDECRCEAGYSGPSCNITCPEGKWGVGCIHDCPCLHEGKCDPLYGNCSCHAGWIGPYCEEKCQEGYYGVDCKDRCRCQNGGTCDHVSGACRCPPGWTGPLCEKSCPEGTHGAACSSKCQCQNGGHCDPVTGKCQCPAGWTGDVCANPCPQGTWGYNCSEQCDCYNSATCDHKTGRCKCPSGYIGNKCQDECPLGTYGVNCTETCSCYNGATCSHISGRCFCKEGWLGTQCSIPACPPNQYGPGCSHICSCEKDNTERCHPWTGACECKAGWAGETCTRACPFYKYGEKCAQSCQCRNGAFCDPVDGTCICAPGYHGALCDEHCPKFKYGQKCELDCRCDNSYGCSHESGKCFCKPGWEGQQCSLTCPLGSYGENCSKTCDCLNNGSCDPVTGECTCGPGHYGEKCEKTCRQGHHGMACVNVCACVGPHVEGCDAETGRCICKPGFRGVSCQSHCPRGLYGESCLKKCDCKNNGSCNLQTGKCVCERGWHGADCNTPCRPGKYGVNCNQDCPSCVHGNGTCHPQLGTCVCKAGWHGPRCDRTCAPGTWGIGCANTCKCRNGAGCNHETGQCLCLPGWRGTDCSQPCPPGSFGYNCLQTCHCRNHASCRGSDGFCECKPGWMGFGCTQTCPEGSFGRQCFNVCNCSTENSICHPVQGCKCRYGFEGDMCDIPITSPIFKDKDPVLPRQSTSNNAGLIVGVVSIILITVVIAIIIYYRRRLVRLKRELAVVQYIADPAATDQHHFDNPVYAYQSVSKSQPNLLENGNLNNGVTIKNNLSLKDDKNREWEKLGTFTFHDDACSLVGGHYDVPSTLQRQARVKALEADATNPNLNIYHSIESLKDNRLVEHVYDEIKQRPPPQKDPECEYDHLTYSRPLGEVKPHYYTMASQLHRSADQLAEEVLPNGKPAAGTSKKCHSPHSSSSSSNELNISRPEVNMDNTECQSQNASDVPKVSNLNVGASDDEYARLKVNNFDVSMDTGKHDAYAKFEEDFNKTLSSGIEDSDNSHMSVTETEVFSSEKDN